One genomic window of Paenibacillus xylanilyticus includes the following:
- a CDS encoding DUF6080 domain-containing protein, translated as MKFLDYIWYDRKTNWTALCLFAGFALFYALMNVPYVLYMADQSQVLGAYTPFNTQHFPLNLFNFDPSMYYGANSSSVIHPLISFLVVTLGAVSQLLGGNWFFLILQSLINAGSVVLVFIFLNQKDRQIAVPLLFAVLFGFSSYLMFTALIPDSYPYVQFFILWSVLYLQYTRERDEVRYVPNALIATINFGLTSTNIVPLAAAMFFNWRTWRKASSWKKYIGIMALAVAFIIVLTGIQYIAFGGRSWVSNWLLGIQNGGTSYATPFQFAAHWKALTLLTINPMLSPKVHLLDPGLVAFVTDLSRSNPIHVQLVGILILLLALIGFIKGIREREVWTLAPYILFAFLLHIVVGFGLAVFQYDMYLYAGHYLFAFFLLGGGWVIGLRPGIGKKIVLGLLLISVLVMASNNIYRHVETLTTIKQSYEQLQQAQTAN; from the coding sequence ATGAAATTTCTGGACTACATATGGTATGATCGCAAAACGAATTGGACGGCACTATGCCTGTTCGCGGGATTTGCTCTTTTTTACGCACTGATGAACGTGCCTTATGTTCTGTACATGGCGGATCAGTCACAGGTACTTGGAGCATATACCCCGTTTAATACACAACATTTTCCACTGAATTTATTTAACTTTGATCCGTCCATGTACTATGGGGCCAACAGTTCTTCGGTTATTCATCCGTTAATATCATTTCTTGTCGTCACGCTTGGTGCAGTATCGCAGTTGCTGGGAGGGAATTGGTTCTTCCTCATTTTGCAATCCCTGATCAATGCTGGGTCTGTAGTGCTGGTCTTTATTTTTCTCAACCAAAAGGATAGACAGATCGCAGTACCACTGCTCTTCGCGGTGCTATTCGGATTCAGTTCATATTTGATGTTTACAGCACTTATTCCGGATTCCTATCCGTATGTGCAGTTCTTTATCCTATGGTCCGTTCTTTATTTGCAATATACACGTGAACGGGATGAAGTGCGCTATGTGCCAAATGCCCTGATTGCAACGATTAATTTTGGACTGACCTCAACGAACATTGTTCCTTTGGCTGCTGCTATGTTTTTCAATTGGCGTACCTGGCGTAAGGCTTCCTCGTGGAAAAAGTATATTGGAATCATGGCACTGGCGGTCGCCTTCATTATCGTATTGACAGGTATTCAGTATATCGCATTTGGGGGAAGAAGCTGGGTTAGCAATTGGCTGCTCGGAATTCAGAATGGAGGTACCAGCTATGCTACGCCTTTCCAGTTTGCAGCGCATTGGAAGGCACTGACTCTGCTGACGATTAATCCGATGCTTTCTCCCAAAGTTCATTTGCTGGATCCGGGGCTGGTCGCTTTTGTAACGGATTTGTCCCGCTCCAACCCGATTCATGTTCAGCTTGTCGGTATCTTGATTTTGCTGCTGGCGCTGATTGGGTTCATCAAGGGAATTCGTGAACGGGAAGTGTGGACTCTTGCACCCTATATTTTGTTTGCATTTCTGCTGCATATCGTAGTTGGATTCGGGCTGGCTGTGTTCCAATATGATATGTACCTGTATGCTGGTCACTATCTGTTTGCTTTTTTCCTGCTCGGTGGAGGGTGGGTGATTGGTCTTCGTCCAGGGATCGGCAAAAAAATAGTGCTCGGATTACTTTTAATTAGCGTACTGGTGATGGCATCGAATAATATCTACCGTCATGTAGAAACACTGACCACGATCAAACAGTCATACGAACAATTGCAGCAGGCTCAGACTGCGAATTGA
- a CDS encoding permease — MLIDSWMVVVLIVMTLCGAMGGAGLKAYATSRNKLHVLMGLGFYGMGALLNIVLLKFLPLTVVLPANALTYVWTLFIAKFAFREKVGPLRWLGVVCIMGGLCFLVW; from the coding sequence GTGTTGATCGATAGCTGGATGGTGGTTGTACTCATAGTAATGACATTATGTGGTGCTATGGGTGGTGCTGGTTTGAAAGCCTATGCCACAAGTCGCAACAAGCTGCATGTCCTCATGGGTCTCGGTTTTTATGGTATGGGCGCGCTTCTGAACATTGTGCTGCTAAAGTTCCTTCCCTTAACCGTGGTCTTGCCGGCCAATGCGCTGACATATGTCTGGACCCTTTTCATTGCAAAGTTTGCATTCAGGGAGAAGGTAGGCCCGCTTCGCTGGCTGGGTGTGGTTTGTATTATGGGCGGCTTGTGTTTCTTGGTTTGGTAA
- a CDS encoding EamA family transporter, producing MKGRHTGKGLMLVSAFLTATGQLFWKWGLTEWIYLGIGFVCYGLGAILMIKAFALEKLSVAYPLMCASYVFALIYGHFLLGEELTIQKFAAVVLLGIGVTLTSVDR from the coding sequence ATGAAGGGACGTCATACGGGCAAGGGGTTAATGCTTGTCTCCGCTTTCCTCACGGCCACCGGACAGTTGTTCTGGAAATGGGGGCTGACGGAGTGGATCTATTTAGGCATCGGATTTGTGTGCTATGGGCTGGGAGCCATCTTGATGATTAAGGCTTTTGCTCTGGAAAAGTTGTCTGTAGCTTATCCGTTGATGTGTGCAAGCTATGTTTTTGCGCTCATTTACGGTCACTTTCTGCTGGGAGAAGAGCTCACGATACAGAAGTTTGCAGCCGTTGTACTGCTTGGAATCGGGGTGACATTAACCAGTGTTGATCGATAG
- a CDS encoding HAD family hydrolase, with the protein MRSSKIAIFDIDKTIIRRDSMFQFVHYGVRRYPGQVWRLPLIAFHTAMFKAGLMSVEQVKRSYFKSIERMSEQDLEHFFDTRLRTAIFAEASVEMQHRKEAGYHVLLVTASPHAYMKYFTNFPWVDHVIGTELVRHQNGYTCTIEGVNCKGEEKVRRIQAYLREKNMVIDYEQSCSYSDSLSDLPVMQLVAQRYFINRRVPDMEALSWGK; encoded by the coding sequence GTGAGAAGCAGTAAAATTGCCATTTTTGATATTGATAAAACGATTATACGCCGGGATTCGATGTTTCAGTTTGTGCATTACGGCGTTCGCCGTTACCCTGGGCAGGTATGGAGGCTCCCGCTTATTGCCTTTCATACCGCGATGTTCAAGGCAGGGCTTATGAGTGTGGAACAAGTCAAGCGTTCGTACTTTAAGAGTATTGAGCGCATGAGCGAACAGGATCTGGAGCATTTTTTTGATACCCGATTGCGTACCGCCATTTTTGCAGAGGCCAGTGTGGAAATGCAGCATCGCAAGGAAGCGGGTTATCATGTGTTGCTGGTGACTGCGTCTCCGCATGCGTATATGAAATATTTTACAAACTTCCCTTGGGTAGACCATGTCATTGGAACCGAACTCGTGCGCCATCAGAATGGCTATACCTGTACGATCGAAGGCGTTAACTGCAAAGGAGAAGAGAAGGTACGCCGAATACAAGCTTACCTGCGTGAGAAAAACATGGTTATTGATTATGAACAGTCCTGCTCTTACTCTGATTCACTGTCTGACCTGCCGGTGATGCAGCTGGTGGCACAGCGCTATTTTATTAACAGAAGGGTTCCGGATATGGAGGCATTATCGTGGGGGAAATGA
- a CDS encoding decaprenyl-phosphate phosphoribosyltransferase: MTSRTNTVSSHTAGTGNTMTGLFKLLRPKQWTKNLLLFAALLFSFEEIRTETILTTLLGFILFSLVAGCVYILNDYVDRNRDRQHPVKQFRPIASGQVQPAYALLFGIILLILSIGIAFVINPLFGGLCIVYFLLNVAYSFVLKHLVIVDMMTIAAGFVLRAIAGGVLIHVPFTPWFLICTMLLSLFLAIGKRRNELTLLEGNTGSHRKVLDNYSVTLLDQFNTIVTTATIISYSLFTFTSDRTIHLMWTIPLVIYGMFRYLYLIHMKNQGGSPDRVLFEDKPILVTVILYVVSVVVIFAIFE, translated from the coding sequence TTGACTTCAAGAACAAATACGGTGTCCTCACATACTGCAGGAACGGGTAATACCATGACAGGGTTGTTCAAGCTGCTGCGACCGAAACAGTGGACCAAAAATTTGCTGTTATTTGCTGCATTATTGTTTTCCTTTGAGGAAATACGCACAGAGACCATTTTAACGACATTGCTAGGTTTTATTTTGTTTAGCCTTGTTGCAGGCTGTGTGTATATTTTAAATGATTACGTGGATCGGAACAGAGATCGACAGCATCCGGTGAAGCAGTTCCGGCCAATTGCCTCTGGACAGGTTCAACCTGCCTATGCTCTGCTGTTTGGCATAATCCTGTTGATTCTTTCTATAGGCATTGCTTTTGTGATAAACCCGCTTTTTGGTGGACTATGCATCGTTTATTTCCTGTTGAACGTAGCTTATTCTTTTGTGCTTAAACATCTCGTTATTGTGGACATGATGACCATTGCAGCAGGATTCGTTCTTCGTGCCATAGCCGGCGGTGTATTGATTCACGTACCTTTTACACCCTGGTTCCTGATCTGCACCATGCTGCTGTCCCTGTTTCTGGCGATTGGCAAACGGAGAAATGAGCTTACTCTGCTTGAGGGAAATACCGGTTCGCATCGTAAGGTGCTGGATAACTACTCTGTCACACTGCTGGATCAATTTAATACCATCGTGACGACAGCAACGATTATTAGCTATTCTTTGTTCACCTTCACCTCTGACCGTACAATTCACCTGATGTGGACGATTCCGCTGGTGATCTACGGCATGTTCCGATATCTGTATCTGATACATATGAAAAACCAGGGGGGCTCACCGGATCGTGTTTTGTTTGAGGACAAGCCCATTTTGGTTACCGTCATTCTATACGTGGTTAGTGTTGTGGTCATCTTTGCGATTTTTGAATAA
- a CDS encoding LL-diaminopimelate aminotransferase, with protein sequence MSIDKYQETYIQTNFADRIGGSNYGKDTNIYKFEKIKRAKASAKKDFPNVELIDLGVGEPDEMADAGIVAALAQEASKPENRGYADNGIPEFKEAAAAYLKNVFNVEGIDPATEIVHSIGSKPALAMMPSCFINPGDVTIMTVPGYPVMGTHTKYLGGEVYNIQLTKENNFLPDLTTIPEDIAKRAKLLYLNYPNNPTGAGATVEFFTKVIEWAKKYSVVVVHDAPYAALTYDGNKPFSFLSVPGAKDVGVELHSLSKSYNMTGWRIGFVAGNPLVVKAFSDVKDNNDSGQFIAIQKAAAYGLNHPEITEKIAEKYSRRHDLLVAALNELGFQAEKPKGSFFLYVEAPKGVVGGRRFESGEDFSQFLIREKLISSVPWDDAGNFVRFSVTFEAKGEEEEKRVIAEIKRRLSDVQFEF encoded by the coding sequence ATGAGTATCGATAAATATCAAGAAACATACATTCAAACCAATTTTGCCGACCGTATTGGCGGCTCCAACTATGGTAAAGACACCAACATCTATAAATTCGAGAAAATCAAACGCGCCAAAGCTTCGGCAAAGAAAGATTTTCCCAATGTTGAACTGATTGACCTTGGTGTAGGTGAACCGGATGAGATGGCTGATGCAGGCATCGTAGCTGCACTCGCGCAAGAAGCTTCCAAACCGGAGAACCGTGGTTATGCCGACAACGGGATTCCTGAATTCAAGGAAGCGGCAGCCGCTTACCTGAAAAATGTATTCAATGTTGAAGGTATTGATCCGGCAACGGAAATTGTGCACTCCATTGGGTCCAAGCCAGCTCTGGCAATGATGCCTTCGTGCTTCATTAATCCAGGTGATGTAACGATCATGACGGTTCCTGGTTATCCGGTTATGGGTACACATACCAAATACCTGGGCGGAGAAGTCTACAACATTCAGCTGACGAAGGAAAACAATTTCCTGCCTGATCTGACAACCATCCCTGAGGATATTGCAAAACGTGCAAAATTGCTGTATTTGAACTATCCAAACAACCCGACAGGTGCTGGCGCTACGGTTGAATTCTTCACTAAAGTGATTGAATGGGCGAAAAAGTACAGCGTAGTTGTTGTTCACGATGCTCCATATGCTGCACTGACGTATGACGGCAATAAACCATTCAGCTTCCTGTCCGTACCTGGAGCGAAGGATGTAGGCGTTGAGCTGCACTCCTTGTCCAAGTCTTACAACATGACAGGGTGGAGAATTGGCTTTGTTGCAGGGAATCCGCTCGTGGTTAAAGCTTTCAGTGATGTGAAGGACAACAACGATTCTGGTCAATTCATCGCGATTCAGAAGGCTGCTGCCTACGGTCTGAACCATCCGGAAATTACGGAGAAAATCGCAGAGAAATATTCCCGTCGTCATGACCTGCTGGTTGCTGCGCTGAACGAACTGGGCTTCCAGGCGGAGAAACCGAAAGGTTCCTTCTTCCTGTACGTTGAAGCTCCAAAAGGTGTAGTAGGCGGACGTCGTTTCGAGTCCGGGGAAGACTTCTCCCAATTCCTGATTCGTGAAAAGTTGATTTCTTCTGTACCTTGGGATGATGCAGGTAACTTTGTTCGTTTCTCCGTTACCTTTGAAGCCAAAGGGGAAGAAGAAGAGAAACGCGTTATCGCTGAAATCAAACGTCGTCTGAGTGACGTACAATTCGAATTCTAA
- a CDS encoding RluA family pseudouridine synthase, with translation MTNERLEWTVSAEHKKERVDKYITEAMDNVSRSQVQLWIGDGLVTVNGAGVKSNAKLAEGDRIELQIPEPTAVEIIAEDIPLEVVYEDSDVIVINKPRGLVVHPAPGHTSGTLVNALMYHCKDLSGINGELRPGIVHRIDKDTSGLLMAAKNDRAHASLAAQLKDHSVNRRYIALVHGHLSHDQGTIDAPIGRDTNDRKMYTVTERNSKHAVTHFNVTERINDYTLLELKLETGRTHQIRVHMKFIGHPLVGDPIYGRNKGIKMNGQALHAAVLGFVHPATGEYMEFSAPLPQDMEDVLASLRSR, from the coding sequence ATGACTAATGAACGATTGGAATGGACTGTTTCTGCTGAACATAAGAAGGAACGCGTTGACAAATATATTACTGAAGCAATGGATAATGTCTCCCGCTCTCAGGTCCAACTATGGATCGGAGATGGTCTGGTTACTGTAAACGGAGCTGGTGTAAAGTCTAATGCCAAATTGGCTGAGGGTGATCGGATTGAACTTCAGATTCCTGAACCGACAGCTGTAGAGATCATTGCCGAAGATATTCCACTTGAAGTGGTATATGAGGACAGCGATGTGATCGTCATTAACAAACCACGTGGTCTTGTAGTGCATCCGGCACCGGGACATACATCAGGTACACTTGTGAATGCGCTCATGTATCACTGTAAAGATCTTTCAGGCATTAACGGAGAGCTGCGTCCTGGAATCGTGCACCGGATTGATAAGGACACGTCAGGCCTGCTGATGGCTGCCAAAAACGACCGTGCTCACGCCTCATTAGCTGCCCAGTTGAAGGATCACAGTGTAAACCGCCGGTATATCGCACTTGTTCATGGTCATTTGAGTCATGATCAGGGGACGATCGATGCGCCTATTGGGCGCGATACGAATGATCGTAAAATGTATACCGTGACCGAACGTAACAGCAAACATGCTGTCACGCATTTTAATGTTACGGAGAGAATTAACGATTATACGCTGCTTGAACTGAAACTGGAGACAGGTCGAACGCATCAGATCCGTGTGCATATGAAGTTTATTGGTCACCCGCTTGTGGGAGATCCAATCTATGGACGTAACAAGGGGATCAAAATGAACGGACAGGCATTGCATGCCGCGGTTCTTGGTTTTGTTCATCCGGCAACAGGGGAGTACATGGAATTCTCAGCTCCGCTTCCACAAGACATGGAAGATGTCCTTGCTTCACTGCGCAGCCGCTGA
- the lspA gene encoding signal peptidase II: MVYYILAFIVFLVDQGTKYLIATQMELREEIPVIGNFFVITSHRNSGAAFGILQDQRWFFIVVTVIVVIALVWYLQKVKNSPHKLLPVALSLVLGGAIGNFLDRALTGEVVDFVQLNFGSYTFPIFNIADSAICIGVALIIVETFLEGRREKAAAKIEGNEHHE, encoded by the coding sequence GTGGTGTATTATATCCTCGCTTTTATCGTATTTTTGGTGGATCAGGGAACAAAGTATTTAATTGCGACTCAAATGGAGCTTCGGGAAGAAATTCCGGTTATAGGCAATTTCTTTGTCATCACTTCACATCGCAACTCAGGCGCAGCTTTTGGTATTTTGCAGGACCAACGCTGGTTCTTTATCGTTGTTACCGTGATCGTGGTGATTGCTTTGGTCTGGTACTTGCAAAAAGTGAAAAACTCCCCGCATAAATTGCTGCCAGTAGCACTTAGTCTGGTGCTTGGTGGAGCTATCGGGAATTTCCTGGATCGCGCTTTGACGGGTGAAGTCGTGGATTTCGTGCAGCTTAATTTTGGCAGTTATACGTTTCCGATTTTCAATATCGCCGATTCAGCCATCTGTATCGGGGTTGCACTGATTATTGTGGAGACGTTTCTTGAGGGGCGGCGCGAGAAGGCAGCCGCGAAGATTGAAGGGAATGAACATCATGAGTAA
- a CDS encoding TraR/DksA C4-type zinc finger protein, translating to MAHLTSEQIQSLRSQLMAEKRGIEHRLEQNDHYGLSGSMRFQTGELSPIDNHPGDVATEMYDREKDISLLEHDEFQLERIDSALHSIEEGHYGTCAVCQQPIPYERMQAVPYTKYCKKHQPETVVSDNRPVEEEFLAPAFGRTSLDERDDQNGFDGEDAWQIVESWGTSNSPAMAEGRDIDSYDVMAIEATDEVEGCVEAYESFVATDIYGHDVSIVRNRQYRQYLENREGEGLLEIDNDSDPYDMY from the coding sequence ATGGCACATCTTACTTCAGAACAAATCCAATCCTTGCGTTCCCAATTGATGGCTGAAAAACGTGGTATTGAACATCGGCTTGAGCAAAATGACCATTACGGCCTCAGCGGGTCCATGAGATTTCAAACGGGTGAATTATCCCCTATCGATAATCATCCCGGTGATGTAGCTACCGAAATGTATGATCGGGAGAAAGATATTTCCCTTTTGGAGCATGACGAATTCCAATTAGAGCGTATCGACTCTGCCCTGCATTCCATCGAAGAAGGCCATTACGGCACTTGCGCAGTTTGTCAGCAGCCCATTCCTTACGAGCGTATGCAAGCCGTTCCTTACACCAAGTATTGCAAAAAACATCAGCCTGAAACTGTAGTATCCGATAACCGCCCAGTGGAAGAAGAGTTCCTCGCTCCGGCTTTTGGTCGCACGAGTCTCGATGAGCGCGATGATCAGAACGGCTTCGATGGTGAAGATGCATGGCAGATCGTTGAAAGCTGGGGCACCTCGAACTCACCAGCCATGGCTGAAGGTCGCGATATTGACAGTTACGATGTGATGGCCATTGAAGCTACAGATGAGGTTGAGGGCTGCGTCGAAGCCTATGAGAGCTTCGTTGCAACCGATATTTATGGTCATGACGTATCCATTGTTCGCAACAGACAGTACCGGCAGTATTTGGAGAATCGTGAGGGCGAAGGCTTGCTCGAGATTGACAACGATTCTGATCCATATGACATGTACTAG
- a CDS encoding DUF5665 domain-containing protein, whose amino-acid sequence MNEDKQASSASPSNPTRSDNDKIEELHTLTNRLANELERSRIAQYTELLNRPWKLIGLNLLSGAARGVGIAIGFTFFAATIIYVLQVLGALNLPIVGDYIADIVRIVQRQLELNTY is encoded by the coding sequence ATGAATGAAGACAAGCAGGCATCGTCCGCTTCACCATCCAATCCAACACGCAGCGATAATGACAAAATTGAGGAACTCCATACCCTGACGAACCGACTCGCTAACGAGCTTGAGCGTTCACGTATTGCACAATATACGGAATTGTTGAATCGGCCGTGGAAACTGATTGGGCTCAACCTGTTATCAGGCGCAGCACGGGGTGTAGGGATCGCCATTGGTTTTACTTTTTTTGCAGCCACCATCATTTATGTGTTACAGGTGCTGGGAGCCCTCAATCTGCCAATCGTAGGAGATTATATTGCAGATATCGTCCGTATCGTACAGCGTCAGCTTGAATTGAACACCTATTAG
- the ileS gene encoding isoleucine--tRNA ligase has protein sequence MQRVDVKEKARARELRMLNKWKTENTFKKSIENREGKPNFVFYEGPPTANGKPHIGHVLGRVIKDFVGRYNTMKGYRVVRKAGWDTHGLPVELGVQKKLGISHKWEIEDYGVEKFINECKASVFEYEQQWRDLTEGIAYWTDMDNPYITLDNNYIESVWNILATIHEKGLLYRGHRVSPYCPSCQTTLSSHEVAQGYKDVKDLSATAKFKLDDSGEFVLAWTTTPWTLPSHVALAVNPDMDYSRVRQGEEVYIMATNLVEKVMKDSKGEYEVIGALKGSDLVGKTYDPPFNYVQAEKTNVILGASYVTDASGTGIVHMAPAHGEDDYRVCREHGISFVNMVDLEGKFVAQVTDFAGRFVKDCDIDIVRSLSEKGRLFSKEKYEHSYPFCWRCDTPLLYYAMDSWFIQTTAIKDQLIANNSEVEWYPGHVREGRFGKFLEDLVDWNISRDRYWGTPLNIWVCEETGEQFAPHSIAELRARAVGDVPENLELHKPYVDEVKVLSSCGKYEMKRTPEVIDVWFDSGSMPFAQQHYPFENKETFEQQYPADMICEGIDQTRGWFYSLLAVSTLLTGKAPYKAVMATGHVLDENGQKMSKSKGNVIDPWEVIEEYGTDAFRWALLSDSAPWNSKRFSKGIVGEAKSKMVDTLVNTHAFLTLYATIDGFDPQEHPFKPSAHKLDRWILSRLNSLIIVVEKALSVNDYLNSSKAIEAFVDELSNWYIRRSRDRFWGSGLTEDKLDAYRTLTEVLVTTAKLVAPFTPMLAEDIYLNLTAGESVHMEDYPAANEALIDLDLEQDMETARRVVELARNVRNETGIKNRQPLSELIVSLDKGFDLASYEEIIKDEINVKGIRTEHNDAEFVDFTLKLNLKVAGKKYGKNVGFLQNFFKGMSAEETRKVVTEGVLNVVSPEGEELQVTSEELLVEKQAKSGFASASGYGLTVALNTEITTALEQEGWVREVVRSVQDTRKKLDLPIEKRVRLTLDVDPELQAAIEAFDEVLRENVLVTEVTFGTHEGMERIEAGGKAMGVYIEV, from the coding sequence ATGCAAAGAGTGGATGTCAAAGAAAAAGCACGCGCTAGAGAACTACGCATGCTAAACAAGTGGAAAACTGAGAATACGTTTAAGAAATCAATCGAGAATCGTGAAGGCAAACCGAATTTCGTGTTTTACGAAGGACCGCCAACGGCAAACGGCAAGCCGCATATCGGTCACGTGCTGGGACGCGTTATTAAGGACTTTGTAGGACGTTACAATACGATGAAAGGTTACCGTGTCGTTCGTAAAGCTGGCTGGGATACACATGGATTGCCTGTCGAACTTGGTGTACAGAAGAAGCTCGGCATTTCCCATAAGTGGGAGATCGAAGATTACGGCGTGGAAAAATTCATCAACGAATGTAAAGCGAGCGTATTTGAATATGAACAGCAATGGCGTGATCTGACAGAAGGTATTGCGTACTGGACAGATATGGATAACCCGTACATCACGCTGGACAACAATTACATTGAGAGTGTATGGAATATCCTTGCTACGATTCATGAAAAAGGACTTCTCTACCGCGGACATCGGGTGAGTCCGTACTGTCCATCTTGTCAGACTACCCTGAGTTCCCATGAAGTTGCCCAAGGGTACAAGGATGTCAAAGACCTTAGTGCCACTGCCAAATTTAAGCTGGATGACAGCGGCGAATTTGTGCTTGCCTGGACGACTACACCTTGGACACTGCCTTCACACGTTGCACTCGCGGTTAATCCGGACATGGATTATTCTCGTGTACGCCAGGGCGAAGAAGTATATATCATGGCAACTAATCTCGTGGAAAAAGTCATGAAGGACTCGAAAGGCGAATATGAAGTTATCGGTGCACTGAAAGGCTCTGATTTAGTTGGTAAAACGTATGATCCTCCATTCAACTACGTGCAGGCTGAAAAAACGAACGTCATTTTGGGTGCGAGCTATGTAACGGATGCAAGTGGTACAGGGATTGTACACATGGCTCCAGCACATGGTGAGGACGATTACCGCGTATGCCGTGAGCATGGCATCAGCTTTGTTAACATGGTGGACCTTGAAGGTAAATTTGTGGCACAGGTTACGGATTTTGCGGGACGCTTCGTTAAGGATTGCGATATTGACATCGTGAGAAGTCTGTCCGAGAAAGGCCGCCTGTTTAGCAAAGAGAAATATGAGCACAGCTACCCATTCTGCTGGCGTTGTGATACACCGCTTCTCTACTATGCAATGGACAGCTGGTTTATCCAAACCACAGCGATCAAGGATCAACTGATTGCAAACAACAGTGAAGTGGAGTGGTACCCAGGCCACGTTCGTGAAGGACGTTTCGGAAAATTCCTGGAGGATTTGGTGGATTGGAACATCAGCCGTGATCGCTACTGGGGAACACCGCTGAACATCTGGGTATGTGAAGAAACTGGCGAACAGTTCGCTCCGCACAGCATCGCTGAGCTGCGTGCACGTGCCGTTGGAGATGTACCAGAGAACCTGGAACTGCATAAACCATACGTAGACGAAGTCAAAGTACTCAGCTCCTGTGGCAAATATGAAATGAAACGTACTCCGGAAGTGATTGATGTCTGGTTTGACAGTGGTTCCATGCCATTTGCCCAGCAGCACTATCCGTTTGAAAATAAAGAAACATTTGAACAGCAATACCCTGCGGATATGATCTGCGAAGGGATTGACCAAACACGTGGCTGGTTCTACAGCTTGCTGGCTGTATCTACTCTTTTGACTGGCAAAGCACCTTACAAGGCGGTTATGGCAACAGGTCACGTATTGGATGAGAACGGACAGAAGATGTCGAAATCCAAAGGCAATGTTATTGATCCATGGGAAGTCATTGAAGAATATGGTACAGATGCGTTCCGTTGGGCCCTGTTGTCTGACAGTGCACCGTGGAACAGCAAACGTTTCTCCAAAGGCATTGTGGGCGAAGCAAAATCCAAAATGGTGGATACATTGGTTAACACGCATGCATTCCTGACGTTGTATGCGACGATTGATGGTTTTGATCCACAGGAACATCCGTTTAAACCTTCAGCGCATAAGCTGGATCGCTGGATCCTGTCCAGACTGAACAGCCTGATCATCGTTGTGGAGAAGGCGCTGTCCGTCAATGACTATCTGAATTCTTCCAAAGCGATTGAAGCCTTCGTCGATGAGCTGAGCAACTGGTACATCCGTCGTTCCCGTGACCGTTTCTGGGGAAGTGGCTTGACCGAAGATAAACTGGATGCATATCGCACACTTACCGAGGTGCTTGTGACCACAGCCAAGCTGGTTGCGCCATTCACACCGATGCTTGCGGAAGATATCTATCTGAACCTGACTGCAGGTGAAAGTGTTCATATGGAAGACTACCCGGCAGCAAATGAAGCGTTAATCGATCTGGATCTGGAACAGGATATGGAGACAGCTCGCCGAGTGGTCGAACTCGCTCGTAACGTGCGTAACGAAACAGGTATCAAGAATCGCCAGCCGCTGTCCGAGTTAATCGTTTCGCTTGATAAAGGATTTGATCTGGCGAGCTATGAAGAGATCATCAAGGATGAGATCAATGTCAAAGGTATCCGTACGGAGCATAACGATGCCGAATTCGTTGATTTCACATTGAAACTCAATCTGAAAGTAGCGGGTAAAAAATACGGCAAGAACGTAGGCTTCCTGCAAAACTTCTTCAAAGGCATGTCAGCAGAGGAGACACGCAAAGTAGTGACAGAGGGTGTGCTGAATGTGGTTTCTCCGGAAGGAGAAGAGCTGCAAGTGACAAGTGAGGAACTGCTGGTAGAGAAACAAGCCAAGTCCGGTTTTGCTTCGGCATCCGGGTACGGGTTGACGGTAGCACTCAACACCGAAATCACAACTGCTTTGGAACAGGAAGGCTGGGTACGTGAAGTTGTACGTTCCGTACAAGACACACGTAAAAAATTGGATCTGCCGATTGAGAAAAGAGTACGCCTGACACTGGATGTTGATCCCGAGCTCCAGGCGGCAATCGAGGCATTTGATGAGGTCCTGCGTGAGAATGTACTCGTTACTGAAGTCACATTTGGTACCCATGAAGGTATGGAACGCATTGAAGCTGGCGGTAAAGCAATGGGCGTTTATATCGAGGTGTAA